One segment of Bacteroidales bacterium DNA contains the following:
- a CDS encoding metallophosphoesterase family protein produces the protein MMNMNPSFFSFLLFAFLFLTNSGISLANELTFKPDGKFKIIQVTDCHFKVDSEYSRETIEMLQQVLDAEKPDLVVFTGDVVTCKPYRDGLDRVLDPVIKRKIPWVLLFGNHDDEYDMTREQLATLVQAYPYHIGKMKKVKGVTGYGNFVLEIKGINRKKTQALLYCMDSNAYSTLKPVVGGYGWMAHDQVAWYRQQSMKYTSANQQQPLPALAFFHIPLPEYRAADQQGTKITGVKLEKVCSPEINTGMFAAMLERGDVMGTFVGHDHINDYIFNHYGIALAYGRFSGSKTTYTELKNGVRVIELTEGQRGFDTWIRLNEEVVINQVRFPDDLPLK, from the coding sequence ATGATGAATATGAATCCGTCTTTTTTTTCATTTCTCTTATTTGCTTTTCTTTTTCTCACTAATTCCGGAATTTCACTAGCAAACGAGCTTACGTTTAAACCCGATGGTAAATTTAAGATCATACAGGTCACAGATTGTCATTTCAAAGTAGATTCCGAATATTCCAGGGAAACCATCGAAATGCTGCAACAGGTATTGGATGCTGAAAAACCCGACCTGGTTGTTTTTACAGGTGATGTGGTTACCTGTAAACCCTATAGGGACGGATTGGATAGGGTACTCGATCCTGTGATCAAAAGGAAGATACCCTGGGTTTTGTTGTTCGGCAACCATGATGATGAATACGATATGACCCGCGAACAGCTGGCCACATTGGTTCAGGCCTATCCTTACCATATCGGGAAAATGAAAAAAGTGAAAGGAGTAACCGGTTATGGGAATTTTGTATTGGAGATAAAAGGAATCAACCGGAAGAAAACACAGGCTCTTTTGTATTGTATGGATTCAAATGCATACAGTACCCTGAAACCGGTAGTCGGTGGGTACGGATGGATGGCGCATGATCAGGTTGCCTGGTACAGGCAACAAAGCATGAAATATACTTCGGCCAATCAACAACAGCCTTTACCTGCGCTGGCCTTTTTCCATATTCCTTTGCCGGAATACCGGGCAGCTGATCAACAGGGAACTAAAATAACCGGGGTCAAGCTTGAAAAAGTATGTTCGCCGGAGATCAATACGGGAATGTTTGCAGCCATGCTTGAAAGGGGAGATGTAATGGGCACTTTTGTGGGACATGACCATATCAATGACTATATTTTCAATCATTATGGAATAGCGTTGGCTTACGGCAGGTTTTCAGGAAGTAAAACGACCTATACCGAACTAAAGAACGGGGTCAGGGTGATCGAGCTTACCGAAGGGCAACGGGGTTTTGATACATGGATACGGTTGAATGAAGAGGTCGTGATCAATCAGGTACGGTTTCCCGATGATCTTCCGTTAAAATAA
- a CDS encoding helix-turn-helix transcriptional regulator, whose protein sequence is MKNFYPAGACPIRSILSRFGDKWSMLVLVTLNDNGIMRFSDIHKSIADISQRMLTVTLRTLEADGLIYRKVYPEVPPKVEYRLTETGESLIPHLQQLVDWALENMQGIMEKREQ, encoded by the coding sequence ATGAAAAATTTTTATCCTGCAGGCGCCTGCCCCATCCGATCCATATTGAGCCGTTTTGGCGACAAATGGTCGATGCTTGTACTGGTAACACTGAACGACAACGGGATCATGCGTTTCAGTGATATCCATAAATCCATCGCCGACATCTCACAAAGGATGTTGACGGTTACGTTACGGACGCTGGAAGCTGACGGATTGATATACCGGAAGGTATATCCCGAAGTGCCGCCAAAGGTCGAATACCGGTTGACCGAAACAGGGGAAAGCCTGATACCGCATCTTCAGCAGCTTGTTGATTGGGCGCTGGAAAATATGCAGGGAATTATGGAAAAAAGGGAGCAGTGA
- a CDS encoding DJ-1/PfpI family protein, with product MAKKVAVLAVNPVNGFGLFQYLEAFFENGIPYRIFAVADTREIKTNSGVTLVADDVIANLKGHVDEYDALVFACGDAIPRFGENVGKQYNQDLVSVIQAFGNKNKLMIGHCAAGMMFDSAGVAEGKKVAVHPLAKAAIKEGKATGEKSEIDGNFYTAQTENTIWTMMDKVIEALK from the coding sequence ATGGCAAAAAAAGTAGCAGTTCTGGCAGTTAATCCGGTGAACGGATTCGGTTTATTCCAATATCTGGAAGCATTTTTCGAAAACGGCATTCCTTACCGGATCTTTGCCGTTGCAGACACCAGGGAGATCAAAACCAATTCAGGCGTTACCCTGGTCGCTGACGATGTGATCGCCAACCTGAAAGGTCACGTAGACGAATATGATGCTTTGGTATTCGCCTGTGGCGATGCTATTCCCAGGTTTGGAGAGAATGTCGGGAAACAGTATAACCAGGATCTGGTGAGTGTGATCCAGGCATTCGGGAACAAGAATAAACTCATGATCGGTCATTGTGCCGCAGGAATGATGTTCGATTCAGCAGGTGTAGCGGAAGGAAAGAAAGTAGCCGTGCATCCTTTGGCCAAAGCAGCCATCAAAGAAGGCAAGGCTACCGGTGAAAAGTCGGAAATCGACGGTAACTTCTACACGGCCCAGACTGAGAATACCATCTGGACCATGATGGATAAGGTGATAGAAGCCCTGAAATAA
- a CDS encoding DUF5777 family beta-barrel protein, with protein sequence MIHKILFLQLVLLCGCLVSSFSQPGSEHKMDERMGEIKKDKTVDAFGSSRLIYGRSAQTTRAGNLDLRISHRFGRLREGIDDWFGLDTAFVRIGLDYGITDRLMVGFGRSKMDKELDLSVAYKMLEQSETMPVTLSLYGGVMVNTLKMSGQDYDFGDRLSTIFQVLVARRFLDRFTIQVAPVWVYNDRVPTADDDHHIFSVGLGGQVRILKRLSMNVEYYPVFSGSKYHGTVSPLAVGVDIQTWGHVFQFFVGNSMAPNEHLSLIRTTDKWEKGQIHFGFNLLRRFPIASKRP encoded by the coding sequence ATGATTCATAAAATATTGTTTTTACAGCTTGTATTGTTGTGCGGCTGTCTGGTTTCATCTTTTTCACAGCCGGGGAGTGAGCACAAAATGGATGAACGGATGGGGGAAATAAAAAAAGACAAAACAGTAGATGCTTTCGGATCATCCCGTTTGATCTACGGACGTTCTGCCCAAACCACCCGTGCGGGAAACCTGGATCTCAGGATATCACACCGGTTCGGACGCCTTCGCGAAGGTATAGATGACTGGTTCGGCCTGGACACCGCCTTTGTTCGTATAGGACTTGATTACGGTATCACCGACAGGTTAATGGTAGGGTTCGGACGAAGTAAAATGGATAAGGAGCTGGATTTAAGTGTTGCTTACAAAATGCTGGAACAATCGGAGACGATGCCGGTTACTTTGTCGTTGTACGGAGGGGTGATGGTCAATACCCTGAAAATGTCCGGTCAGGATTATGATTTCGGTGACAGGCTCAGTACCATATTTCAGGTATTGGTCGCCCGGCGGTTCCTGGACAGGTTCACCATTCAGGTAGCGCCCGTCTGGGTATACAACGACCGGGTTCCTACGGCAGACGACGACCATCATATCTTTTCCGTCGGGTTGGGCGGACAGGTACGTATCCTGAAACGCTTAAGTATGAATGTTGAATATTATCCGGTTTTCTCAGGAAGCAAATACCATGGGACCGTATCCCCGCTTGCCGTAGGAGTGGATATTCAGACCTGGGGTCATGTCTTCCAGTTTTTTGTAGGTAATTCGATGGCGCCTAACGAACATTTATCTCTGATACGTACTACGGATAAGTGGGAAAAAGGACAAATACATTTTGGGTTTAACCTGTTAAGGAGATTCCCGATAGCATCGAAACGCCCATAA
- a CDS encoding DedA family protein, producing the protein MDGLINLGYLGLFIGTFLSGTVIPLSSDVLLIGILALGGNEWLCLLIATIGNWLGGMTSYGLGWLAKWEWLERWFDVKPEKLHKQKETVNKYGAGLALFAWVPAIGSILLIALGFYKVKPKTTTLLLLGVCFVRFLIWTLLHIHFA; encoded by the coding sequence ATGGATGGATTGATCAATCTCGGATATTTAGGACTTTTTATCGGGACATTCCTTTCGGGAACAGTGATCCCATTGAGTTCCGATGTACTTTTGATCGGTATCCTTGCCCTGGGAGGAAACGAATGGCTATGCCTACTGATTGCCACTATCGGAAACTGGCTGGGAGGCATGACATCCTACGGGCTTGGCTGGCTGGCCAAGTGGGAATGGCTGGAGCGTTGGTTTGACGTAAAACCGGAAAAACTCCATAAACAGAAGGAAACAGTCAATAAATACGGTGCCGGCCTGGCATTATTTGCCTGGGTCCCGGCAATCGGTAGCATATTGCTGATCGCACTCGGCTTCTACAAAGTGAAACCCAAAACGACCACATTATTACTATTGGGGGTATGTTTTGTC